The DNA sequence ACCGCATCCAGGGATAAGACTGTACGTTTTCACGCTTGTTCTGGAGCTTGACAATGACTAATGCAGATCTTCAGGTTAAAATTTGGACTTCAGCAGTAGCAGATGGTTCTCAATGGGCTGCAGCTGGAACAATCAAATTAACTGTAGCTTCTACAGCAGTGGCCATGATTAATGACGGTTCTGACGGCTATCTGTTGGCTGTTGGAAAGGAGAGCGGCTCTATCGAAGTCTTCACTGTAGCTGTGAACCGGGATGGGGTAAAGAGTGATCTACTCTCTACTTTCGATCGTCGGTGAGTAACCGAAAACCATGTTTGCATTCTTGAGTTGCGTTCTTGAGCTGACCTCTTTGTAGAGTATCGCATGTGAGCGCAGTGAATAAACTTGCATGGAGGAACGTCGAGGGTGTTTTGAGCTTGGCGAGTTGCAGTGATGATCGAAGTGTCCGCGTATACAAGGTCGAGTTATAATGCACATCAATGCCCGGCCGCCGGAGATGTGAGGAAAGAGCAAGGTCGGCTAGTACTCTGTACCATATGAAAATACCATGCATCTTGATAATACCGGTCCTAATAACCGTGCATGCAGACAGATGTAGACAAATGTAAACGAAAGTCAACAAGTATCCCATTCCTTCCGTCGCACTTGCAGTTTTGGTCTGGCTGCGTGACGAGTggtgaaagaagacgaaCATGCATTACGTAACAGATCCGACGCTTGCGACGTTGCATCGAGAGAGCGCGCTTTGGTGTCGCTGTCCATGAAGCTCAACGGTGAACAACGGTCTCTACATTCGACATTCTACAGTTCATATACCTCAGCACGTCTTGGAGGTAATCTATTACTGCCCGAATTTCCCCTGAACCCTCGATAAACACCCAACATGTCTGCTCccggtggtggtggtgcttACTCGTGAGTCCATCGTCGTGATCTCAAGTCTCAAGCGACATTGATACGTCTAAGCGGTAGACTGACAACTCGGTAGATTTTCCCTTAcaaccttctccccttccgGTAAACTCGTGCAAATAGAACACGCCCTTGCCGCTGTTGCCGGTGGGACTACTTCTTTGGGTATCAAGGGTAAGTTCAACGCCATCTCTCTCATGCCCCTTTTGCTTACCATGAGCCTTCCCTTATAGCTACCAATGGTGTTGTGATCGCCACCGAGAAAAAGTCtccctccatcctcctcgacaCCTCTGCTCTTGAGAAGGTTGCCCCGATTTGCCCCAATATCGGCTTCGTTTACTCTGGTATGGGCCCTGATTTTAGGGTGCTTGTCGCCAAAGCTAGGAAGATTGCGCAAGCATATTGGAAGGTGTATGGAGAGTATCCTCCCACAAAGGTCTTGGTGCAGGAGGTGGCTGCTGTTATGCAAAAGGCGACTCAGTCTGGGTAAGTCGGCAATGTGCACACTGGCTTTGCTGCAAGTCTCGTCGGACTGATAGATAACCGCAGTGGTGTGAGGCCGTACGGTATTTCTGTGCTTATTGCTGGATGGGATTCCCACAGGGGTCAGTCCTTATGGCAAATTGACCCTTCAGGATCTTATTGGGCATGGAAGGCGAGTGCGATCGGGAAAAACATGGTGAACGGCAAGACTTTCTTGGAGAAGCGGTGAGTCACTCGGTTTGACAACTTACCCTAAAATCAAAATTCATGCCTTTTTCAGATACAACGATGATCTTTCCCTCGAAGATGCCATCCATACTGCTCTCCTCACTCTCAAAGAGGGCTTTGAAGGCCAAATGACAGAACAAACTATCGAAATCGGTATTGTAACATGTCCTACGCCCGAGCAGATGCAGGAAAAGCCTGGGGAGAGGTTGCCTCCTACATTTAGGAAGTTGACTGAACAGGAAGTAAAGGATTACCTTTCGTTGTAGAACACGGCAGGAAGTGATGTATACAGTAATGCACCATATGACATACCTTCCTGCGGTTTGCTCTTGATATTGCCAACCTCACAAGTTATACGTTCCTTCGCCGTCTCGTGCGCTTCTCGACTTGCAGCTCAATGCCGAACGTATTCAAAACTCTTGTTGGTG is a window from the Cryptococcus neoformans var. neoformans JEC21 chromosome 2 sequence genome containing:
- a CDS encoding 20S proteasome subunit, putative gives rise to the protein MSAPGGGGAYSFSLTTFSPSGKLVQIEHALAAVAGGTTSLGIKATNGVVIATEKKSPSILLDTSALEKVAPICPNIGFVYSGMGPDFRVLVAKARKIAQAYWKVYGEYPPTKVLVQEVAAVMQKATQSGGVRPYGISVLIAGWDSHRGQSLWQIDPSGSYWAWKASAIGKNMVNGKTFLEKRYNDDLSLEDAIHTALLTLKEGFEGQMTEQTIEIGIVTCPTPEQMQEKPGERLPPTFRKLTEQEVKDYLSL